The DNA window aggttttttttcttctttttgtacaGCAGAATCAGAACGCTTTGTGTAGAAAAGGGTTTTACGTTATTTATTTGGTAATGTTAGATTGTAATACATGATGAGAATGGAGGAAACAAAATACTTACAGTGCATCAAACTTGAAGCAGGAGCAAAagcaacagaaagaaacaacttgGGTTCAAGAAAAAGCAATTCATCTAGAAATGTGGGAATGATTATCTATTAATAGCCAGTTGGGGGTGTTTGAGGAATGAGTTGTCATGCAGGTTATGAACGGTATACATAAGAGGTAAGAGTCACAAGCCCACATAGACGCAAACACCCAAACATCCAAGATAACTGATAAAAACAGTATAATCTAACGCCCTTACTTTATGTTACATGTCAAAGATAGTGAGTGTGACGAGATgagtttaatacatttttcttacattttctcCTACAGTATTGTtagttatttttaatgtacaCCTTGCAGGTACTGTACGGTACTTTTTAACAATACCAAATGTCCTGGTTTGCTAAAACCGCCCTTTTTCAATCATGTTAAAACTTGTGAGTAACGTGACGAAGTTGACATATAAATATCCCTTCATTACTTCACACTCCCTattctgtttttagttttctaTCCAGTCATTTTCCAAACTGCCTCTCTGTCAAATCTCCCATTTCTGTGTGCCTTTGAGCAGAAACTTTCAAGAGTTCATATAATGCCTCTAATCATCCaggaaaataagaacataacacATTTCACAACATATTTGCATTGTCAGTTGATGGTCTCTGTAAGGCAGAAAGGAATTGGCTTTTAAATCGTTCGATGCAGAActgaattgccattgattggtaatTGGAAAGGTTGATgaaaggcagcttttcttgttgtgaaattaaCATAGTCATTAATAGGCTTGTTTGCTTTCCTTTCCTGCTGACAAAACATCTTAAAttgcatggtaaataatgatctagtaAGCATAAAACAGTTATACATAGCCAACAtgataggatattaaacagggaaGACATCTTCCTAAATTATAGATGATCCCttcaaattattttcttattgtattattgtggtgAGTAAttatgatacaaaataaatagaattttcTGCAAGTGATAGATAGAGAAACTTCTGCACCGtgtcattgtttatttaattaactttaaaaaaaagtctagaaaagTTCAAACTCGCGGTACAAATCAGTGCATTGGTGTTAACAGCGTTAGTAGAAATGTTACATGAGAGTTAAGAGCTTTGCTCGCAATTATTCAGAAGCTATTGctcaaatacaatatttaacattagGCTGCCCACAGAGCCAAGAGTTTATTCCTTTCCTGCATGCATCAATGGGTCTGCAGTCagacagtgccatctagtgcacagctactGCGAATCAACTTTCTTTTAATACatggctggcaatacacagtagTCATGCACAAGATGGTTCTGGCTCTGACCACTGGTGACTCTACTAGAAAAGGAAGCCCTGAACTCAGCTAACAGCTTCCCTAATACAGGCTATATACAAAACAGACATCAGCACCTCGATTGAAGTGATGCTACAAGTACATTATAGTACACAAGTATATAACACATGTTCCATtctctgtatttactgtagtttctATTAAAATTGAATtgttgtgaaataatatatattttgacatgCCTTATGTTAAACAGCAGGCATTTGACATTTTGCATCTTTACCTGTAAAAAAGGGGAAAAGTAACCCTCAGTGTCAAACAGTTTTCAGATGAACTGAAAAGAAACTGTTACTGTAGCACATTGCCACCATATACGTATTTTACCAAACCATGGTTTACCCCAGGCAACTATAGTGATTCAAGTAGCACTTCTAGCACACTACGTTTTTCTACAGTAGATAGGTCAGAGATAATGGCAGTGTCACTCATCTCAGCCAGAGTTACAGGAACTGAAGTACGGGTATATCATTGCGGCTgattttaaagctgcagagtTCTGGAACATTCCACAGTGGTGTGTCTTTCCTAGAAGTGGTTAACATCATCAGTGTGTAGTTCATTCAGCTGCATTGTGAAACCTGCCCCCTCGGGTCTCCAAGCTTCATCTGAACTCGTGCATGTCTCATCACGCAATCTCCCACAGGGCTATGTGCTCCAGTGCTGTGGGGAGAAGAAAGATACCGTAATGATATTCTTTTCCCCGCCCCTCTCAAGAGGTGAAAGGCATGAGAAACAAGTTCATCAGCCACTGCACTACCAGCCTCCTTCATAATACAATGGACTAATGGTTCAGCATTCTGTCTTATTCAGTACCATGTTTAGTTTTATAACAATGATGGTACACGGTGTGCTATTATGAATTGTATAATCTTCCAGGAAtgggaatgaaaaaaacattgcatagcattttgatccatttCAGCTTGTGAGATGACATTTTAATCTTAAATATCCAAACCATAGAGGAAAAGCCTGGGTCAGCCACATCCAGCTCGAACTGCTATCAAGTGGGGGACTTATTACCATCTTTGAATTCTGAGAGGGTATTTTTTTAAGGGCCAGAATTGTTATCCTGAGTGGATTCCAGACGCACCAAATTGGCAGATGTATCTGTTGCGTGTTTTACAGCGCTGGTCGTTCCAGTTAAAAGCACTGGCCGCCTGCAGTTCCACACAGTTCCCAAACCTGGAGCAGAGGAGAGAAATAGCGACATCTTGTGGTGAATGAGGGGAACAACATGCACAACAGGTCACGGCATCATTACTCAAACAGTTTGCATCAGTCGGTCACAGCTCACAAGCCACCAAACCTGTCTTTCAATAATAGACACTGTCAGAGGTACTTTATCGTCAAAAAAAAACTGCCACAGAAAAGCATGACAGAAAGCAAGCGGCAaacacccacacaaacaaaacatttcaaaggaCTAGCTTTCGAATGAGAATGGAACTAGGCTTttctaaacaaatattttaaaagtataacgcttttttttttttttttttactacatggTCACTTTTTATTACTctagtacagacacacacaagcacatcAGACACGTATTCGTTCTCATAATAACTCCACCAATACACCAGACTACTAGACTCATTTTAGACATATTCTCACCAAGAATGGTAAAAAAGGTTCCTACTCTGTCACTGGATTTGAATGCATAGGCTTTTTATCAGAGGCTTTAGGTGAACGCTAGGGGAATATCTAAATTCTAGCTCAAACCAATAAGCCACCATTATGAATCCAGTTTGAGACCATGTAACAGAGTGCAGCCTGTCTTTGATTACTGGATCTACAGGATGTGGCCACAGCATTTGAAAATCCATCCCATGTTACACAATGTTCTAGTCGATAGAGCTTCATTCAGAGTCTCACCAGGatccctgtccctctccctggccaccccaccccacccactgCCCCCTCACCCCTGGTTGTCCGGCTGTCCGAAGGCGAAGCTGGTGAAGGCGGGGCTGTCTCCAGTGTCCCAGCGGAACGAATCCTTTGACATTTTATATGTCAGACCTGGGTGAGAGAAACCAGGGATAACAAACCTTCTCAAAAACCTCCTCCATATAAAAAAATGTGATGGGCTATAAGGTATTGCCTGTTAATTAGACCACCAGAAATGAATGCCGATGGAGGCTTTGTCATGCTCTTtacaatttgcaccattttttttctttaaactgagCTAATGATAATGTTGAGTTTAAAACCTAACAGAACAGAATTAAAGCCAATGAAATGTACACATGATGTTAAAGCAAACAGATTCCTCACCAATCCAGAAGTTCTTTGTTTCAAAGTCGGGGTCTGTGACCTCATTTGTGGTTTCTAATTGGCCGAGATAAAAAGCCAGGATGTCCTGAACCTTCTGATTGTTTATCTGTGCTAAAACCCCTCCTTTCTCCTGAAACAGAAGCAGTGGGTTACAGACAGTAAGATTCTACCACTAAGCACCTCTAGCAGCTTTAGGTACATCTGTGACATTTTCAATGGTGCTGGACAATAATGACAGTTCAGTTCTTGTCCAGAAACTAGCTGGTATAGTCACATGGTTCAACCTGCCTGACCCCACCCTAGGAGTTACCATTTTGGTACCCTAGCGGCATCTACCTGCAACTGATTTTCACTGCAGATACTGTAACCGAGGCGCCTGTCTGTCATTATGAGCCGCAATCCCTGTCTCTCCCAGTCACTTGCAGTGGATTCCCACACCTATTTTACAATGCCTTTCTTCTTCTTTCTGCTTTTCAAAcacctgctttttaaaataaagccacaGCACTCCCACAATAGAGGGGAGGACTACTGTAATTTCCCTTTGACTAATTAAACCACATGAAACTCATTTAACAGTCGGCTGTATGTTAATTGTagtgtactgtatacagttttaTGATCCCTACAGGTCACGAACAGCTGACAAAAGCCAGACATGGACTAGGCAAGCCGAAAAACGACTTCCAGCTCCAGTTTTGTTGCTTAGGTTTGATGGGGTGAAAAGAGGGAATTGACTTCACAGCGAGAATTTATGTCAACTGTTAATCGTTAAGTAGGTTGCAACACTGAGGCAGCATTTAAAAAGGACATTTGAAACAAAGGAGCTAAAACTATTCATCAATAAATATGTATCTTGCGTGATTTGTTCCACCCTTCTGAAGTGCCTCAGGGTTGTCTCTGCCCATCCCAGACCCCGGCTCCTCACCTGGCACTTCATCTTTGCCCCGTAGTAGTTCTCAGCCCCCGGAGACACCATGAAGCACTCCCCGTCGATCCGGACATCGCAGCTGTGAAATGGGAACTCCAGCTTCTCTGAGGCGGGACACACAAGCCAGGCATTATCAATCAGGCATGGGTGACAACTGCAGTTTAACTGGCAATAACATAcccatatttaaaaacagattgaaaTGATACTGCAACGAATCTGTACCAGGAGTGGGACTATATTgacttattttgtttcatttattttcataccaGCCCCGATAAAGATCTTGTTTTCAATGAGCTTCCAGTTACACATCACATAGACAACATAATTAACATAATCCATATCAATGCATCTTTTCAATTTCAGTGTAAAGGAACAAGGACATTGGTAAGATGCAATTAAGTGCAATTTAGCACTGTTTATCAGGGATGtagctattttttaaaacatggaggGCATTCCAGATGTCAAGTGCTGttcattattatttagtcatttagcagatgcttttatttaaaggaacttacagagacttggggatGAACTATTCattacaactgctgctgcagagtcacttacaacaggacctcagttttatgGCTCATCCAAAGTTCATATAATCATATGATCTCTAAATATTCATATTCAATCACTGTGGAGGTCATTATACTTAGAGTAGAAGAAGCTATAGTATCTCAAATCCAGCaagtgctggtgtgtgtgtgtgtgtgtgtgtgtgtgtgtgtgtgtgtgtgtgtgtgtgtgtgtgtgtgtgtgtgagagagagtgagtgacaGATCCTGCCTGAGCGGAAGCTCATTCTATTGTGATTGAGATCAGTCAGAGAGGGCTGAATTGCACCCTCAATTTTCAAAGCTCAGGGTGTCAACCTCATATTGAAACAATGACCCACCAACCAGCAACCTAGACACACCATCATTGTAACTCTTTCTGTTGCAATCAACTGAATTTCAAAGTACATAAACcaacaatatacatttaaaaaaaatagtatatttagatttttgcatcctttttaataggaaaataaaactgttgcaAAAAACAGCGAAGGTTGTTAGTTAATAGTTTTgagaaatagttttctttttttattcttttttatttgtatttaaccaTTATAAAGCAGATAGTAGTTGAACAAATCAAATCATTTGGACAAAATACTATTtaagaaaaaagaacattttaaaataaaaataacgaaCTAAACCAAATTAAACAACAAAGCTACTGTATAGAGTTTCCAACGTTAGACTACGATGACACAATGATCCCCTCAGCTGGTGATATTGACTGCCTCCTTCTTGTTTGCACAGGGAGTCATTCTTCAGCCCAGTTTTACAGCTCCCCAGATGTTTCAGACTGAGCTGGAAGCCACACCCAGGTTTTCGAGACCCTCTTACCTGCACACTCCGCCCCCCCATATCCCACGTCACACACGCATGAACACTCGTCCTCCCTGTACCGTCCGTGCACACACTGCACGCTGCACCTCACTGTAACACAAATAGGGGTCACTGTagtacacacacacgcagttcTGTCCCTACACCCTGTGACATACTGCACCCCAAGCATTCTTTGCCGCTCAAGACAGCTGTTTTATTCAGGGTGTCTCTGTCATTAACTTGTATTGAAACAGAAAACTGTGCTGGCTGTTAAGAGCAGGGGATTGCTTGTATCAGATGACCATGAATGCATGTTTTATATCTGAGTATAGCAAATACAGTTCATGATGAATTGTATATGGCTTGTTTCTTACCCTGGCAGAAGCGGCCAGTGAATCCAGGAGCACACTCGCAGTGACAGGAGGAGATGTTCAGCCGGCCATGGAGCCCACAGCTCATCCTGCACGGGTTCCGAGGGATCTCTGAgcgacacacacagcacacatcacTGTCAGCTATAGAGCACGGGGGACGACGACAACTGCAGTACAGGCTGATCTGAGTTTTTAGAGTTCTCATCATTTGAGGGGGTAATAGGGTTTAATTTAaccctattttattttaatagggagttaatttaaaacaaatccaaacaaattaGAACAACATTAGAATAACACTCGCAcagtggaaaaaaacaaaacatctgaaaAATATCTCTGTATCAAATGCAACGTAGCATGCAAACACGTTTCTGTGAGGTAAGCCATCTCTAAGTTACATCTCTATGTAATGtattaaacacataaataaataaataaataaataaataaaaatgtattattttatagatTGGCACTGCAATAAAGTGATatattacaaacaaatacaaatcagaatATTAAACGTGCAGGAATATTGAAGTTTTCATCTGATTTTTAAAAGTGGCTTTTGCACAAGAGACGCGTGTTCCTCTCATGTAGGAATGGGATGAAGGTCTCACCGCAGAGCCCCCCGACGTGGTCCCACAGTTTGAAGCAGCCAGACATTCCCGAGGTGCAGAGAGAGCAGTAGGGGCCTTTCTTATAGGGCAGGACCAGCCTGCCGTTCACCTCCCAGTTTCCCCTGAAACAGCATAACAGAGACAGGGTGGCACCCTTAAATTGCCAACAGTGACCCAAACAGAACACATGTTTGGAATGATGTCATCGAAAATGTGGCTCCTAGTGCACCGATCACGTCCTTTCACTCTCCGCACAATCACTGCGTTGCATTTTCTAGAATCTTCTCTATAGGTAGTTCATCCCTAAACTTCACTCAAACAAAAACTCAGGTAGAAACAGAATAAAGTCAAGTTAACAATCGCTTTGGCTTGTGTCTTTATCAGTTTACTGATCCAGTGGTATCCTTCTTAGGGCTGGCCCCTCCCTGTGAGTTGTGAACCTCATCAATCATTCCCCAttttgtctctgtctgtctgtctgtcacactctacagtACATGGAGTTTTAGTAGATTTCTTCTCAATGCTTTTACAATACATCCTTTTAAAATTTCCAAATAGACGAAAAAGATGGGGACCGTGGACTGTTCAAAACATTCCCAGGTCAGATGGGGAAATAATGATATGGATCTTAGACTGAAAAATTACGCTCACAAACTCTTTGGTGTTACTGAGAATGCCTACTGTTTCACGTTTATAATATTTGAAATTCAGGAGCAACCTTTAGAGGCCCCTCAGGACATGGGGATAACCATATGCTATAAACAAGTTCAATAATAAAaggaattaaaataattgaaaccGACTAGTAAGTACTGAGTAGCAGAATGAACAGAATTGCAAGTGCATTAAACAGTACTTACTCTAGTGTCTATTTCACTGCTTGTGCTCTATCGGAACTCAAAAATCCTTTTCAGCTATTACTCaagacaaatgtatttataagatcatcttttatttacaatgtaatagAAAAGCCATGAATTTCATGCACATCTACTATTAAATGTCATAAGATGGTTTTGGTAACAGTTTATCGTTCAAAGTATATGATACAGTAGCTAAAATCTATGATTTTCCCAGTCCCTggtaaattattttctttttactttcccAGGGTATTTTGTTGACTTTTCACATAGCTAGAGCACCTTGATTTGTTCAGCCTTGAGGACTGAAAAATAGTAAATTAATTCTGTAGCATGTACCTCAAATACAGGGCCATTTGATATTCTTGGctcatgctttgttttttttgctcaTGCATGGAATTTGTTATAGAAAGCTGCTTCACATGTTTTCCTGGTTATAGGAAGCATTAGAGCCATTACATTCTAATAAGACTCATAACAGACTCTGCAATTACCTGATGCTCCCCAAGAATTCCTAAGAACTGCAGGTCACATTTATTAGGTGTTTGCTCCTATGAAGGCCCCCACCTTTTTTGTGAACTGTGTATTTAAGTAGTTAGAAACAACTCATATATTTCCAATTGGTGTGTATCATTgctttacctgtttttttttaaagacaagcaGAGCAATAGTATTGTATTTGAGGAAAGATTGCCACAATAAGTCACTAGCTTTCCGCTTGCTGTCTACTGAGAAGAGTCAGTTGATGCTGACATCTGGTGATCACCCCATGTACACAATCCTACAGCGAAGTGAACCAAACACCTCATTACTCTCTCTCCAGTGTTGCAGGAGTGGTGCCAGCCAGTAACTGGGTTTAAGGAATGCTGCTAACTCTATCAACAGGTAGTGTTTCCTATAACTGGAATGAAAATGATGCTACTGTACAGTCAACCCCTTTTACTATCACTTCAAATGGACAAAGCAAAAACAGTTGCAACAAGAGAAGGCAGCTTTATCAGGAGAGCACtaataacctggcaaaataaacattgaaatacaGAGAAAGTGCTGAATCAACAAATATTCCTGTTTCGCTAAGTATTCAGAACACTTCAATACTGCACAGGAACAAACCTTGATGTCAACCTTCTAATTTTGTTACTATTTCCAATTTCATATTAATTAGAGTGGAAATCCATTGTTAAACGACGCTGACAACACCCAATGAGCTTGTCCCCATTGTCTCCCATTGTATTCTGTCCAGGACATTTCAATGTGGGGACATTAGGGTGACATTAACAAAAGTGTTACCATGCGCTttgactgtacagtacatggaCAAAGAACACAGTTCTTATTAAAGTTAACTATGGCACACCatggcaaaagcatagcaaattagTTAGGGCTGAAACGTGATCTTCAAAGCAGGTAACCTGGTACCTGTACAGTGATTGGTTCACTGTCACTTACCCTGGTGAGTACGCACATGCAAACACCTCCCTGCTGGCATCGCCCTTCTCGCACAAGTGCCGCGCACAACCCAGCCGACTGGAGGTGGCCCACACCAGCTGCAGATAGAGAGTAAGAAAAGCATTAGCACGCTGGTAAATGATTGTCATATAGCTTTTGTCTAGTAATGTTATAATATGCCGTGCCTTTTCCCTGATTATGCATTTACTCTGCTTTTAGTGGCTTTGTCTGTTATTTACAACACTTTGCTATGCTCTTGCAATGGCACTATGGAGAAGGGAGTAGTTATAATGCTGTTACTGGGGTTAGCTGTTTTCCGCTCACAGTGCTCACCTGTGTGTAGTGTTGGCAGGTGCTGTTCTGCCTGCACTGGCCGCTGTTGTAGTTGTAGTCCTGCCCTTCGCGGAACCACAGATCGATCACCTCAGCAAAGGAGGCAGCCCCAGGGGTGAAGTCATAGATGTTCCAGCCCATGTGGTCAGAGTGTCCCTCTTCTAGGGTGGGGTTTAGGGGACAGGAGGATGCTCTCTGCTGGGCCAGCACAGCCAGCTTCTCACTCCAGTCCTGTGAAAAAAGGAACCAGAACACTTACAGACATGGTATCAAGAGCAGTGTAGAGCAGTCCAGGTATTTGTTCCAACCACATCCTTAATTATGAAACCCTCAGTCTTAAAGCacttaatcatttaattataaaCTGGTAAATGAACATCACTCCAGGATCGGTCTACAGGGTAACAAAATGTAGTATATCGTGTCCCACAAATGTGTACTAAAATAATTCCTtgagttgtgttttgtgtttttttttatccctctTTTTCTCTACAAATATGTTCCCTCAACACAGCAACACCTGAAAGGTCCTGAAAGTGTCTGCTGGAGCTCACcagtatgactcaccctgcaaacCACATCCGGTGAGCCACTTGGTACTCCTGTCAATTGCATTTTACCATAGTATAGATTTTAGCGCACTCCACTGTATGAGAAATCCACACCAGTCCATGTTTTTTATATGGTACCAAGGTACGTTTAACACTACGGACTCAAGCTTCCCTACTTGCATGTCACTATGTTACTCCACTACTCAGTGGTAAGAGGTCATCAATGCATTACACCCATACCTACATAGCACCTTATCATTGATTGTAACATTAACTTCTGTATTTGACAATGTTGCTCATTCTCAGTGTCCCTTATGTCTTACCAAGATGAACAAAATGGCTCTATCCATGTCCCTGTAAATTAAAATCGGtgtaacaaaaaatgcatttctagCTCTCAGAGACAAGGCAGCAAGAATTTAAGGCAGTTGATGTTGTAGAAAATGTAAGCAAACCAGAAACCAAAGGTATGGTTTCtaagtttctaaataaaaaatgttaactgtTACCTATGAATATTTGTTTGTATGAAATTCAACATGGTCATGAGATACACAATTTACACCCTGTATAACTGGAAAGAGACAGCATCTCCCCATCGCTCTCTGATTTCACAGCTTTCCTGAATACAGACTCTTCGCTGGCGGGCCTGTTGAAATGAAAAAGCTGCCAGGCCCTGCAGGGAGAGATCGCTGTCTGATTTGTAAGATCCTGTTATAGCTGTATTAATCTATGACCTCATCCAGGCTAATGGGTTGGTGTCTCTGGTTTGAAATCATTTCATACACAGAAGAAGCCCTTaagtatgagaaaaaaaaaaaaacaagcgctGCAAATTAGTACAAAAAATGTAGCAGCAAAGTGTCATTAGAAGTTTCAGTTTAACAGTGCTGCAGTTGccatggggggagggggggggggcttaaaTAGAACCAATATGGTTTAAAAGTTAAATCTATTAATCATAGATTTACAGCCCTTACAAACTACCAAACACATTTTACACTTGTATAAACAAACCGTCTCCCTCCCTACAGATGACTTGAGCTTTCGTTTCCCAGCTTACAGCCTCCTGTTGTCTTATTTTTGTTTCCGCTCCTCGATTTAGCTGTTAGGGAAGGGGATGCTGCCTGCAAGGCCCTTGCCTCAGCTGTTGGCAGCTCTGAGGACTGAGAATCTTGAACCCCAGCCAAATACCCTGACCAGCCTTAAGCAGCTGTCTGCGTGAGGAAGGAAGAGATTTCTCTAGGACAACAACACAGACTGACATCAATGTGACTGCAGGGAAATGCATTTAGTGAGACAGATCACTAGACTGGAAGAGCATTCTATGCAGtcaaaatacaatgtaattagGGTGAAGTACGGTGgtcttgatttacagttacaATGTCAGTGATGTGTCCTGGGGCTCTTTTGGTAAAAAGCACTATCACTGGGATAAATCACTGGGATAGAGTGCTGTAAA is part of the Polyodon spathula isolate WHYD16114869_AA chromosome 13, ASM1765450v1, whole genome shotgun sequence genome and encodes:
- the LOC121325125 gene encoding C-type lectin domain family 18 member C-like isoform X2; translated protein: MGVIKKHALWSIFFFSAYAISDSQGIYHGKQGNSIPPATGLGVKEHFQIVSQHNRLRSRVHPPSANMQKMDWSEKLAVLAQQRASSCPLNPTLEEGHSDHMGWNIYDFTPGAASFAEVIDLWFREGQDYNYNSGQCRQNSTCQHYTQLVWATSSRLGCARHLCEKGDASREVFACAYSPGGNWEVNGRLVLPYKKGPYCSLCTSGMSGCFKLWDHVGGLCEIPRNPCRMSCGLHGRLNISSCHCECAPGFTGRFCQEKLEFPFHSCDVRIDGECFMVSPGAENYYGAKMKCQEKGGVLAQINNQKVQDILAFYLGQLETTNEVTDPDFETKNFWIGLTYKMSKDSFRWDTGDSPAFTSFAFGQPDNQGFGNCVELQAASAFNWNDQRCKTRNRYICQFALEHIALWEIA
- the LOC121325125 gene encoding C-type lectin domain family 18 member C-like isoform X1 translates to MGVIKKHALWSIFFFSAYAISDSQGIYHGKQGNSIPPATGLGVKEHFQIVSQHNRLRSRVHPPSANMQKMDWSEKLAVLAQQRASSCPLNPTLEEGHSDHMGWNIYDFTPGAASFAEVIDLWFREGQDYNYNSGQCRQNSTCQHYTQLVWATSSRLGCARHLCEKGDASREVFACAYSPGGNWEVNGRLVLPYKKGPYCSLCTSGMSGCFKLWDHVGGLCEIPRNPCRMSCGLHGRLNISSCHCECAPGFTGRFCQVRCSVQCVHGRYREDECSCVCDVGYGGAECAEKLEFPFHSCDVRIDGECFMVSPGAENYYGAKMKCQEKGGVLAQINNQKVQDILAFYLGQLETTNEVTDPDFETKNFWIGLTYKMSKDSFRWDTGDSPAFTSFAFGQPDNQGFGNCVELQAASAFNWNDQRCKTRNRYICQFALEHIALWEIA